One region of Vibrio zhugei genomic DNA includes:
- the slyA gene encoding transcriptional regulator SlyA: MIHDSDVFLQLSLAEQLLKVSRVWKMAADKELAPLGLTHPRWTALWKLRRLGDNVGQKQLASALEIELPSLMRTLSQLEQQALVVRHPCEHDKRSRLVCLTEDGKQLLTKMEARIVQVRSDILSGIACEDAEKLSLLLNTMTGNALKMLSE; encoded by the coding sequence ATGATCCACGATTCTGATGTTTTTCTTCAGTTATCTCTTGCCGAACAGTTACTTAAAGTTTCCCGCGTATGGAAAATGGCGGCAGATAAAGAGCTTGCCCCTTTAGGATTAACGCATCCACGTTGGACGGCCTTGTGGAAGCTTCGTCGGCTTGGCGATAATGTTGGACAAAAACAGTTGGCATCGGCATTGGAAATCGAATTGCCTTCTTTAATGAGAACACTCAGTCAACTTGAACAACAAGCATTGGTTGTTCGTCATCCGTGTGAACATGATAAGCGCAGCCGCTTAGTGTGTTTAACGGAAGACGGGAAACAGCTTCTTACCAAGATGGAAGCGCGTATCGTGCAAGTACGCAGTGATATTTTGTCTGGTATTGCTTGTGAAGACGCTGAAAAACTTTCCCTTTTATTAAATACCATGACTGGTAACGCCCTAAAAATGCTTAGCGAATGA
- a CDS encoding HlyD family secretion protein, translated as MTPDQKFARWIKISSAVFLIIFAYFLIADFVMPLTPQSMVTRVVTKVSTRVNGQIIAIDVKNNQLVHKGDVLFEVDPKPYQLAVEKAKINLDLVKQKNAQLDSSIMAAQATVQAQRIVMEQKQREAHRLSRLFKRSGTSRQQFDDANSIAVAAQANLQAAQAKLKELQVSRGALDDDNNVSIRAARNQLEQAKLNLKYTKIVADHDGAVTNLQLEPGTYATAGTPLIALVADNMDIIADFREKSLRHYTVGDHAEVSFDSKPGQIFDARIVSIDAGVSAGQFDANGRLATPSSSNRWVRDAQRMRVHLALVNPHDMHFNTGAKATVQLIPDNGLVAMFARLQIRFISLLHYIY; from the coding sequence ATGACCCCCGATCAAAAATTTGCGCGCTGGATTAAAATATCTAGCGCGGTCTTTCTTATTATATTTGCATACTTCTTAATCGCAGATTTTGTGATGCCTTTGACCCCACAGTCGATGGTGACGCGTGTCGTGACTAAAGTCTCTACTCGAGTTAATGGACAAATTATTGCTATTGATGTGAAGAATAACCAACTCGTGCATAAAGGGGATGTGCTGTTTGAGGTGGATCCGAAACCCTATCAATTGGCTGTCGAAAAAGCCAAAATCAATTTGGATTTGGTCAAACAGAAAAATGCTCAGCTTGATTCTTCTATCATGGCGGCGCAAGCCACGGTTCAGGCGCAGCGCATTGTGATGGAACAAAAGCAGCGCGAAGCACATCGGTTGAGCCGTCTTTTTAAGCGCAGTGGGACATCACGTCAGCAGTTTGATGACGCAAACAGTATTGCGGTTGCGGCTCAAGCGAATTTGCAAGCGGCTCAAGCCAAATTGAAGGAGTTGCAAGTTTCTCGTGGCGCCCTAGATGACGATAATAATGTAAGTATTCGTGCTGCGCGAAACCAACTTGAGCAAGCCAAACTCAATTTAAAATACACCAAGATTGTTGCGGATCATGATGGTGCAGTGACGAACTTGCAATTAGAGCCTGGTACCTATGCCACCGCGGGAACGCCGTTGATCGCGTTGGTCGCAGATAACATGGATATCATCGCCGATTTTCGAGAGAAAAGTTTACGTCATTATACTGTTGGCGACCATGCTGAAGTGTCGTTTGACAGTAAACCCGGGCAAATCTTCGATGCCCGCATTGTGTCCATTGATGCGGGTGTCAGCGCGGGACAATTTGATGCCAATGGTCGCCTAGCGACGCCAAGTTCATCGAATCGTTGGGTGCGAGACGCTCAGCGTATGCGAGTACACTTAGCTTTAGTGAATCCTCATGATATGCACTTTAATACTGGAGCAAAGGCGACGGTGCAATTGATTCCTGACAATGGTTTGGTTGCCATGTTTGCACGCTTGCAAATTCGTTTCATTAGTCTGCTTCACTACATCTACTAA
- a CDS encoding EAL domain-containing protein, translating to MVYRAHYTINQYAITHSRAISLDVDLLFENILTDYYIKLDNHRSTCQEFLLEAQQFVLANPYIRSVSQTNDKHIYCSTISLDKKVPYTLGSSDKRVSIKYIPSSPLVKNSDVFLLSLKTWKDTVKFGIDSLIIQDILYTEMNYYTPTFVVDGYQVSRSGIKKIDSLDPDGHFISNNQYLEVYYTIDDSNYTNYFLINYSYYFVFLVALSFLIGLLAYRYLIRVDWMIIAIRRGLKRDEFVPFLQPIFNGSGQLTGAEILVRWQHYKKGMIAPNDFILTAEHSGQINRIFNRLVMKLVYSLTEYQHRLPENFHIAFNICATQLIDPCLLRDCMVVQVQLKQCSLVLELTERVEVPDDQRFFDGIHELKSKGIKISLDDFGIGHSSLTYLKNIQFDLLKIDKSFVDMIDENNANDHIVANVLDLAERLRVPTVAEGIESAYQAQYLNERHVDYFQGYYFAKPMPLEQFISQYCV from the coding sequence ATGGTTTATCGAGCCCATTATACGATAAACCAATACGCCATTACTCACTCGCGTGCGATCTCGTTAGATGTTGACTTATTGTTTGAAAATATCTTAACCGACTATTACATAAAGCTTGATAATCACCGTTCGACCTGCCAAGAATTCTTACTAGAAGCGCAACAATTTGTGTTGGCGAATCCTTACATTCGCTCCGTGTCCCAAACCAATGACAAGCACATTTATTGCAGTACGATTAGCCTAGATAAAAAAGTTCCTTACACGTTAGGAAGTAGTGATAAACGCGTATCAATTAAATACATTCCATCGAGTCCGTTAGTCAAAAATTCCGATGTGTTTTTACTAAGCCTCAAAACATGGAAAGATACAGTCAAGTTTGGGATTGATAGCCTCATCATCCAAGACATTCTCTACACGGAAATGAATTACTATACGCCAACTTTTGTGGTGGATGGTTATCAAGTCTCGCGCTCCGGGATAAAAAAAATTGATAGTTTGGATCCGGATGGTCACTTTATTTCAAATAATCAATATCTAGAGGTGTATTACACGATAGATGACAGTAATTATACCAACTATTTTTTGATTAATTATTCTTACTACTTTGTTTTTTTAGTGGCTTTATCGTTTCTGATTGGGCTATTAGCGTATCGCTATTTAATCCGAGTTGACTGGATGATTATTGCGATCAGACGAGGGTTAAAAAGGGATGAGTTCGTGCCTTTTTTACAACCCATATTTAATGGCAGTGGACAACTAACGGGCGCTGAGATACTCGTTCGTTGGCAACATTATAAAAAAGGAATGATTGCTCCCAACGATTTTATCCTTACTGCCGAACACAGTGGGCAAATTAATCGAATTTTTAATCGATTAGTCATGAAACTGGTTTATTCACTGACCGAGTATCAACATCGATTACCGGAGAATTTTCATATCGCCTTTAATATTTGTGCCACTCAACTGATTGACCCCTGCTTGTTGCGCGATTGCATGGTGGTACAAGTTCAGTTAAAGCAATGCAGTTTGGTGCTTGAGCTCACGGAGCGGGTTGAAGTTCCCGATGATCAACGCTTCTTCGATGGTATTCATGAGCTTAAATCTAAGGGGATTAAGATTTCTTTGGATGATTTTGGCATTGGTCACTCTTCTCTGACTTATCTGAAAAATATTCAATTTGATCTATTAAAAATCGATAAAAGCTTCGTTGATATGATTGATGAAAATAATGCCAATGACCATATTGTTGCGAATGTTTTGGACTTAGCTGAGAGGCTTAGGGTACCTACCGTGGCTGAAGGAATCGAGTCTGCTTATCAAGCTCAGTATTTGAATGAGCGACACGTCGATTATTTCCAAGGTTACTATTTCGCAAAGCCGATGCCATTGGAGCAGTTTATTTCTCAATATTGCGTTTAG